In one Aricia agestis chromosome 21, ilAriAges1.1, whole genome shotgun sequence genomic region, the following are encoded:
- the LOC121737890 gene encoding uncharacterized protein LOC121737890 → MYCSKKKTLLAYGKMDQGICLLCFSVAKVFNIKYTHLQNVYEELSGIEVIQADPHPLCYICYTKLLQSQQLLTQIQENSRASQTDTRPLVQLSMVDNYAWSLPQNSAKIQLHPVTIKEENFKEEYVEDTAVEFVESPGRESKSPAIKEECAESPSHYEAESTGESAYEHIPTKPTQDDTKHYDCNVCNKTFISTRLLNIHHKRIHPKLKPYKCDVT, encoded by the exons ATGTATTGTTCTAAAAAGAAAACCCTGCTGGCGTACGGAAAAATGGATCAAGGGATATGTTTATTGTGTTTTTCTGTAgcaaaagtatttaatattaaatatacacacTTGCAAAATGTGTACGAAGAATTATCAGGCATTGAGGTT ATACAAGCCGACCCTCACCCGCTGTGCTACATTTGCTACACAAAGCTTCTTCAGAGCCAGCAACTGTTGACGCAAATACAAGAAAATAGTAGAGCCAGTCAG ACTGACACGAGACCTTTAGTACAACTGTCCATGGTAGACAATTATGCCTGGTCTCTGCCACAAAATTCTGCAAAAATCCAGTTGCACCCCGTCACTATTAAGGAAGAAA attttaAAGAAGAATATGTAGAGGACACTGCTGTAGAATTTGTGGAGAGTCCGGGTCGAGAATCAAAAAGTCCAG CTATAAAAGAAGAATGTGCGGAAAGTCCAAGTCATTACGAAGCCGAAAGTACTGGAGAGTCAGCGTATGAGCATATTCCCACGAAGCCGACACAAGATGACACAAAACATTATGATTGTAATGTCTGCAACAAAACATTCATTTCTACAAGACTTTTAAATATACACCACAAGCGAATTCACCCTAAACTAAAACCTTACAAGTGTGAT GTTACTTAA